The following proteins come from a genomic window of Astatotilapia calliptera chromosome 11, fAstCal1.2, whole genome shotgun sequence:
- the fam210ab gene encoding uncharacterized protein C18orf19 homolog B, protein MIMQRILTHGTPRRVAAVRPLLLGIAVPETPVAFCWRALRQSPPVGQHWLSTSAVSTAAHQPKHQPAQGEPQSDTTTPQTQDNPGEKAAPDPAEVDPLQDNSIGLFQRFKRTFKQYGKVMIPVHLVTSSVWFGTFYYAAMKGVNVVPFLEMIGLPESLVGLLRDSSSGYALTAYAMYKIATPARYTVTLGGTSLSIQYLRKHGYLSTPPPVKEYFQDKMEETKEKLTEKMEETKERFSEKIEETKERFNEKMEETKDKFSEKLQETKDRVSEGKAFFRKKND, encoded by the exons atgatcaTGCAGCGCATCCTTACTCATGGGACACCTCGACGGGTGGCGGCGGTGCGCCCACTGCTGCTGGGCATCGCCGTCCCCGAGACCCCAGTAGCATTTTGTTGGCGCGCCCTCCGTCAGTCGCCACCTGTTGGCCAGCATTGGCTCTCCACTTCGGCcgtcagcacagcagcacacCAACCAAAGCACCAGCCGGCACAGGGGGAGCCGCAGTCTGACACCACGACGCCTCAGACACAGGACAACCCGGGAGAGAAAGCAGCACCTGATCCTGCAGAGGTGGACCCTCTTCAGGACAACTCCATCGGCCTGTTCCAGAGGTTCAAAAGGACCTTTAAACAGTATGGGAAGGTGATGATCCCTGTGCATCTGGTGACTTCCTCTGTTTGGTTTGGAACCTTCTATTACGCTGCTATGAA GGGTGTGAATGTAGTGCCATTCCTGGAGATGATTGGTCTACCAGAGTCACTAGTTGGCCTTTTAAGAGACTCATCGAGTGGGTATGCGCTGACTGCATATGCCATGTACAAG ATCGCAACCCCTGCTAGATACACGGTGACTCTGGGCGGCACGTCACTGTCCATTCAGTATCTCCGCAAGCACGGCTACTTATCCACACCGCCACCAGTTAAAGAGTACTTCCAGGACAAAATGGAGGAGACGAAGGAGAAACTGACAGAAAAGATGGAGGAGACAAAGGAGAGATTTTCAGAGAAAATTGAGGAGACAAAAGAACGCTTCAATGAGAAAATGGAAGAGACGAAAGACAAGTTCTCTGAGAAACTACAGGAGACCAAAGACAGAGTCTCTGAGGGAAAAGCCTTCTTTCGAAAGAAAAACGATTAG
- the LOC113032234 gene encoding uncharacterized protein LOC113032234: protein MRALTEMYGQPQHLALKRITKLMDGPNIRSGDIRAFKSFALQVRALVGMLHQLGEQGRTELRCGSHVSRLLAKLPYDLRANFQRFVNPINTPIPTLLDLAEWLEYEVRVQVIGDQYCGHSDRERQVSRKERRPEHKFQKAATILHGSEPRRKMEGDMSATQERPKKYCPFCNTVQHYLNQCSNFKLLSKEQKTEWIKVNKRCWRCARDHQAAMCNLKAKCKPCGRRHLEVLHDVNTSPDATASGSTSAPEESTCLVSSTSETLYVDRQTNSSQVLLKLSRVIIRSSTKMVETYAILDDGSERTILLHEAADCLGLHGEAEDLALRTVRQDSCTIHGAAVSFSLSPASQPNKSFQIHQAFTAKELGLARHSYPIRALQERYHHLKHLPLPDIKEVQPLLLIGSDNPHLLTLVEPVRLGPPGGPAAVHTRLGWTLQGPSRFLRQRLTPQQCLFTSGASPEAELFSHVERLWKMDTLPYRSERLITRSRQDAEAIQRLEERTIRVTIDGVNRYATPLLWKKNLPPLRATPEAVLAQLRGTEKRLAREPQKAAAYSREIQNLLQAGFVTAVALEEAAVSNGSWFIPHHMVHHNGKDRIVFNCSFTYKGQSLNDCLLPGPTLGASLLGVLLRFREHPVAFSSDIKGMFHQVRLLDEDKPFLCFLWRDMKVDEKPTIYQWQVLPFGTTCSPCCATFALQDHVQKHTEPGEDARLSIERNFYVDNCLQSLPSEGQAKKLVDRLQSLLLEGGFELRQWASNVHTVISHLPVESQSEGSVLWLSQESANPQERTLGLVWHCKTDALRYKHQQSVSSEPTMRNIYRLLAQQYDPLGFLIPYTTRAKVIVQHLWDKKRGWDDPHLPENLLHAWRLWESELGQLSQITLPRCYTDSRSDCSHSHRSLHVFCDASELAYGSVAYLRTDQGEGKVQVAFLAARSRVAPKKQLSIPRLELCGALTGAQLASVLKKELTLDIQDVVFWTDSTTVLNWLHSDSCRYKVFVGTRVAEVQELSAAASWRYVDSGTNPADDITRGKTVAQLAGENRWSRGPPFLQLPPSLWPQAPVREAKEEVEELKKPVFCGLLTGSASPAIPDIKQFSTYEELLKATARLMHGAANDTSHPDADDFKRAELSLLRHSQMESFPREFTLLKSERCDP, encoded by the coding sequence ATGAGAGCACTTACAGAAATGTATgggcaacctcaacatctggcctTAAAAAGGATTACCAAACTGATGGATGGACCCAACATTAGGAGTGGTGACATCAGAGCCTTCAAGTCTTTCGCACTACAAGTCCGTGCGCTAGTGGGTATGTTACACCAGTTGGGAGAACAAGGTCGGACAGAGTTGAGGTGTGGCTCACACGTATCTCGCCTCTTAGCTAAGCTACCTTATGACCTAAGAGCAAATTTCCAGAGATTTGTCAATCCCATCAACACTCCTATACCAACACTGCTTGATCTGGCTGAATGGCTTGAGTATGAGGTGCGTGTCCAGGTAATTGGAGACCAATATTGTGGCCACTCTGACAGGGAGAGGCAAGTTTCACGAAAGGAGAGACGTCCTGAGCATAAGTTTCAGAAGGCTGCCACCATTCTCCATGGTAGTGAGCCCAGGAGAAAGATGGAAGGTGACATGTCAGCGACACAAGAAAGGCCCAAGAAGTACTGCCCATTCTGTAATACAGTGCAGCATTACCTGAATCAGTGCAGTAACTTCAAACTCTTGTCGAAGGAGCAGAAGACAGAGTGGATCAAGGTGAATAAGAGGTGCTGGCGATGCGCCCGTGATCATCAAGCAGCTATGTGTAACCTCAAAGCCAAGTGTAAACCATGTGGGCGCCGACATCTTGAAGTTCTTCATGATGTCAATACCAGCCCAGATGCTACAGCCTCTGGTTCAACCAGTGCACCAGAGGAAAGCACATGCTTAGTAAGTTCCACCTCTGAGACACTGTACGTAGACCGGCAAACCAATAGCAGTCAGGTGCTACTCAAGCTAAGTCGTGTCATCATTAGGAGCAGTACCAAGATGGTTGAAACCTATGCTATACTGGATGATGGATCAGAGCGTACCATACTTCTGCATGAAGCGGCTGATTGCTTGGGGCTGCACGGGGAAGCTGAGGACCTGGCACTCCGCACTGTCCGTCAAGATAGCTGTACCATCCATGGTGCTGCTGTGTCATTCTCCCTTTCTCCTGCCTCACAGCCTAACAAGTCCTTCCAGATCCACCAAgccttcacagcaaaagaacTTGGCCTAGCACGCCATAGTTACCCTATAAGAGCATTACAGGAGCGGTACCATCACCTTAAGCACCTGCCACTGCCAGACATAAAGGAAGTACAGCCCCTTCTGCTTATTGGGTCAGATAATCCACATCTTCTCACTCTTGTGGAGCCAGTACGTCTAGGCCCTCCAGGTGGACCTGCAGCTGTGCACACCCGACTTGGATGGACTTTACAGGGTCCATCGAGATTCCTACGTCAGCGGCTAACCCCACAGCAGTGTCTCTTCACCTCTGGGGCCTCACCAGAAGCTGAGCTCTTCAGCCATGTTGAGAGACTCTGGAAGATGGATACCTTGCCATACCGGAGTGAGCGGCTCATTACCAGGTCCCGACAAGACGCTGAGGCCATTCAGAGACTTGAGGAAAGGACAATTCGAGTAACAATTGATGGAGTAAATCGCTACGCCACCCCACTACTGTGGAAGAAGAATCTTCCCCCTCTTCGTGCTACACCAGAGGCAGTTTTGGCCCAGCTTCGTGGTACAGAGAAACGACTTGCCAGAGAACCACAGAAGGCAGCTGCCTACTCTCGGGAAATCCAAAATCTGCTGCAGGCTGGCTTCGTCACAGCTGTTGCACTGGAAGAGGCCGCAGTGAGTAACGGTTCATGGTTTATCCCCCATCACATGGTGCACCACAACGGGAAGGACAGGATAGTGTTCAACTGTTCCTTCACCTACAAGGGTCAGAGCCTGAACGACTGCCTTCTTCCAGGGCCTACACTGGGAGCTAGCCTGTTGGGAGTCCTTCTCAGGTTCAGGGAACACCCAGTTGCCTTCAGCAGTGACATAAAGGGGATGTTCCATCAGGTCCGTCTGCTAGATGAGGACAAACcctttctctgtttcctgtggCGAGACATGAAGGTAGACGAAAAACCCACCATCTACCAATGGCAGGTGCTTCCCTTTGGGACTACATGCAGTCCGTGCTGCGCTACCTTTGCACTTCAAGATCATGTCCAGAAACACACTGAGCCAGGAGAGGATGCTCGTCTGTCCATAGAACGTAATTTCTATGTTGACAACTGTTTGCAGAGCCTCCCATCAGAAGGCCAAGCCAAGAAGTTGGTGGATCGCCTGCAGTCTCTCCTCTTGGAGGGTGGATTTGAACTACGACAATGGGCTAGCAATGTCCACACGGTCATCAGCCACCTACCAGTTGAGTCCCAGTCAGAGGGTAGCGTTCTCTGGCTCTCCCAGGAGTCAGCCAATCCTCAAGAGCGCACTCTAGGACTCGTATGGCACTGTAAGACTGATGCACTCCGGTACAAGCATCAGCAGAGCGTCAGTTCAGAGCCAACAATGCGCAACATTTATCGGCTGCTCGCCCAGCAGTATGATCCTCTCGGGTTTCTTATTCCATATACGACCAGGGCAAAGGTCATCGTGCAACACCTCTGGGACAAGAAAAGAGGATGGGATGATCCTCACTTACCTGAGAATCTGCTCCACGCCTGGCGTTTGTGGGAAAGTGAACTCGGCCAGCTCTCACAGATAACGCTGCCGAGATGCTACACTGACTCACGCTCGGATTGTAGTCACAGCCATCGAAGCCTTCATGTGTTCTGTGATGCCTCTGAGCTTGCCTATGGGTCTGTGGCATATCTACGCACCGACCAAGGAGAAGGAAAGGTCCAGGTGGCTTTCTTGGCTGCGAGGTCGAGAGTTGCACCCAAGAAGCAACTCTCAATTCCAAGGCTAGAGTTGTGTGGAGCCCTTACAGGAGCACAGCTGGCTTCTGTTCTGAAGAAAGAACTGACCCTTGACATCCAAGATGTGGTGTTCTGGACAGACTCGACTACAGTACTTAACTGGCTCCATTCAGATTCATGCAGATATAAAGTATTTGTGGGAACCAGAGTTGCAGAGGTACAAGAACTCTCTGCTGCAGCATCTTGGCGGTACGTGGACTCAGGAACCAATCCAGCAGACGATATCACGAGAGGGAAAACTGTGGCTCAGCTTGCTGGTGAGAATCGCTGGAGCCGGGGGCCaccatttcttcagctgccacCCAGCCTTTGGCCACAAGCACCGGTGAGAGAAGCTAAGGAGGAAGTGGAGGAACTGAAGAAGCCAGTGTTCTGTGGTCTGCTTACTGGATCCGCTAGTCCAGCGATACCTGACATCAAACAGTTCAGCACATATGAGGAACTCCTGAAAGCCACTGCTCGATTGATGCACGGGGCGGCTAATGACACCAGTCACCCTGATGCTGATGACTTTAAAAGGGCAGAGCTGTCCCTGCTTAGACATTCTCAGATGGAGAGCTTCCCGAGAGAATTCACATTACTTAAATCAGAGAGGTGCGATCCGTGA